The DNA segment ttctgttaataacttgacgaggacccatctgataatcaaaggttaggacacgagatatctcaatttctacaatcggtgccctttcaacctctcagaaaatcagataccagtcgataacaaaaacagttatatttcaagtagtccatgctttataaattaaatcacataatcatgtaattcaaatacttctcaaataataaagcatgctcgcatgtaattAAACTAATCAaacaaataactcaatcacatgcgaggagccaatacatgcagactcgaactaccccgttcactctagttcaaccaagaacttatcgctctaataccacttaatgtgagacctcggttctaaacatctaatctcagattaaacaataattaagcatacaagatccaagattaaaagcaataaaagaatttttttttgtatagtGCCCcaactccaccgatcgagcgagcaaagttTTGAATTTCACTGCCCGAAAGAAAACATCAGCACCGCTCGAttggtaagattcaaccgatcgagcgggcaactTTTCTGCAAAAACAGAAACATGGCAAAATgtccatcgctcgatcggtccaATTCTATCGATCGAGCGGTGAAAGTACAGAGCTAAAAAAATACAGCAGAACTCATGCCAACGCTCAAGTCCAATACATTAAATGCATAACGAGGTTCATAATACATGCGACGACGACATTCAATCCAAAATACTCGCATaaacgatacaacataaacaacgaagttcgagatctaaacatgtttcaatataaactagatagacatgctgatacgacttctagaccgagtcccacttctatctctcactcttgatgctaaccaggtctttgTTGACTCGACCCTGCCCCACTTGttaccaagtacacatacaaaacaaaacaataactggataactccggtgagaatgatattcccagtaaaagcaacataacatgcaataaaaaGTAAAATAACAACAACATTCTTTCAAGACAATAACATATTCAATGTCAATACGAATAAaattcatgtctttaaaatcgggatatcaactctaataaacaagggattgctgctatgcttttgggatcccgaggatgagatcacgtaatgactcaccgattctcccaatcgaggtggtgccacgtatctcatacccctagactttggtgcgactataaggagtatgctgatgctaggtgaacttctacaacccaggtcactcgcagtatagcccccaaaacgtctaaacaaaaagggtcgttctgcccaaaaaaaatcaaaggtttggctcaagatgaatgcataaaaaaaacataaagcatgtaagccatataataaaagctcaaacaacaaaatacaaatcCCACATTCTAGGACAAGTATTGatgtaagtatgtgatttaagggaaactcaagaaccaactatctcgagtgtgctatcccgaTAAAACAATGTCTGCATGTACCTTTCGAtacgaatagctccaactctggataagctacaataaaaggttatatcagaaactatacaatctaacaacaacaacggctcaaggtaatctctttaccgttcttcatccaactcttcgacaatcgactgctgctaactctgggctcgacaaCTTCAAACGAATTTGTACATAGGAAAAAGATGATCAAAATTGACGAACAAAACCATTAGCCAAAGTTCAAtgattcaaacggttcaaaatttccaaactcaaatcggcggcataacggccataaactgatcaaaccaaaaacgcagacagcagtacagcATTGCAAACtactcaaatcaatgctaaaaaaacaacaaaaaaacaaatccaacacatctcaaaatccccattttcgaaataggcttccaaaaatcattacaatttcgaacgacgctctaattcaaaaccgactgagaataaacgataagaactcgttcaagaacaacataaccgaaactcaatagattctaacaacatccaaaaatagaagtctagctgatcgaagaaaaacttactatagaacgagcTCTCTTTGcggtgatcgctaatctgcattcagaaataaattctaacggacggatcgagcagaaaccgaaatcacaaagcttgggagAAGCTATGGGGTGTCTCTAATGGAGGAAACGAGATGGAGGAGGAAGATGAAGTGAGAAGAAAGTAAAACCATGCtaagatattataacaaatccaatattttcactttagtccctgaaaaatccaaaaattacaaaatagaccctgatcaaaattaagtcggctcttgaactctgtaatctccgattatctcaaataaaatcaattaagataaagtTGGGGCATTTCAAAATACGAAGACGTCTTCTCAGGGCATAGACCACATGGTCTGTGAACCACACGGATGTGGCATGGACCCTGGGCCTGGGTCCGGACTAGCTAGGTCCGTGCCTGGTTCTAAGCTCCTCCGCGAGCTGATTCCGGAAGATTCCAAGCATATCTTCTTGATCTTCATGCACTCGAATCATGTTAAAAAAACTTCCAACTTGATTCTCATGCTCTGAAACTCCTTCAAGACTTGGTACCACGCTTGCAAACATTCCTTGGATTATTTCCTTGAATCGCTTGCTTCGACCCCTAGTCATTGGTCCTTGTGGCAGCTCCAACGGATCCTTCACATGCTTAGCAACTTGATCATCATGCGAACCAACCATGTTTGCATCACTTTTGTTCCTCAACTAATCCAGTTTTCTCAACCGATTAACATGGTCAATTTTCTCCTTCTGTTCAGTTAAGTTCGGTTTCTCCTCCAGTTCAATTCAGTATTTCCTTCAGTTCAGTTCAGTTTCTCTTCAGTTCAGTTCAGTTTCTCCTTCAGTTCAGTGTTTTCTTTCGATTCAGCTCCTCAACTGACTCGACTGATTTTTGGGGTCTTCACACCCAGTCTCTACAAATAAAAAAGCCGAATGAAATTGATCAATGGTGTTTCCACAGCCAGCGGTGGAACATGATATATTGCTTGCACTACGTTTGATGCATCAGATTAGAAGATCCAAGATCACTGAAACTGAAGGGAGGTTAGAACACTGGCTCGAACAACATATATTTCAGCAaatgagttgagtgccaaggatTGGGCAGGCCTTAAAAATGAGAACAAAGCCTGAGTTATCCTATGCTACGACACCAACTCCAAAATATTGGACACCATTTATTACTGATGCATCAACATTTAACTTTACCACACCAGAATATAGAGAATAGATATTGATGTGGCccatttaagaaaaaaaaatttacaacacGTGTTAAATTAAAAATGTCTTATTTccttaaataattataaaaatgatTTGGAAGCCCACAAATTGAACACACGTGTTCTCCTCTCATAAGTTATTATGCGGTAAAACACTTCCATTCTAAACTTTGCACGGCAAACAAAATGTCAAGAGGGAAAATCAATTAATGGCTACCTTGATATCTCAATCTTGCGAGGCACGACAGACATTGGAACGAACGCTATGGAGAGCCACTCTTTGGTCCAATAAAGATAAGCCAAAAAATAAAGAGTTGTTTCGACTTGTTCATCCAAGGTGTGGTACCACTACGAAGCCAATCTTGCCAAGTCTTTCAAACTGCATCAAGGGATGCTTATATATTTTCTAAGATATGAAGAAAATGGTTCCATGGCACTGATTATCGGATTCGTGGTGGTTTTTCATCGTATTCCGTTGCAATATGGGCAACGGTTTTAGATAAGTTGTCACTTAATTAATTCGCAACGTAATATTTAAACCGTAgccattttaatatattttgatttttcagTTTATTGGCTACAGTTTTTGTTTAATCGTAGCAATTAGTGCAAAACCGCAGCAATTTTCCCATTTTTATTGTAGTGTTAGTACATAATTTAGTAGAGTCGGAGAATGGTGGGAACTACGTATGAGGATTTGTGCTGCCCAACTTTGAGACTGAGATTGATTGAACTAACCAAGCAATGGTTCCGCTAGtgaaattagaaaaaaaaaaaaaaaagctttcAAGGTCTTCGACCGGGGTGAAGTCATAACAAGGTAGTCGTAGGATCTCTAGTGTGATTAACTGGTAAGATTGGAGAATGTTAATGCAAACGTCATTGAACAGGGTACGTATCAATTTTGAAAAGTGCAACATGACAACCTTTAAAATGGGGCGAAGAGCAGATTCTTTAGTGCTCTATTATTTGTTTTAGTCACTCAATTCCTTTAATGATACTCAAATGTTAGTTTTTACAACAAATCATTTATGTTATATATCTGTTAATAAGGCTAATTGTATACATTTACCCTGTGCAGATTGCTGCAAACCCCATATAAATGTTAATTCCCTATGTTTTCGAAGTTTGAGCACAAACACCCCTGAAAACATGTACGGACAAGGAGGTGAATgctcaaattttgaaaacatgATAATGtatgcgctcaagatttgaaaaCATAGAGAATTAATAGATCATTTTTTCATATGGGATTTttataaatctcaaaatttcaTAAGGGTGGTGTATGAAATTAACCCTTATTATATTCTATTCTATATCTTTCTTTTATACTagctataaatatatgagtttatAATTTTGACCTCTTATTTGTTTGTGGTTAATAAGattgtttatgttatttttcATACTAACTTATTAATAGGATCACTCATAGTATACTTACTCCATCAAATTCTAAAGACCTTTTACTCTGATTGCTTGGTGAAAAATCACAGTCATAGGAAAAAATAAGATTTATTTTTGGATTATATATGAGTATGATTAATTTGTCAGATTACAAATTTGACCTCTTATTTTTTATGGTTCATAAGGttgtttatgttatttttatactaacttATTAATATGGTCATTAATAGTATGCttaaatcagcatgttttaccATTGCCACAACAAGTTGTTGAACATGCTTTGTTGTTGTTCCTAAGTAatcattttttttgaaaatattatgtcTATGAAACAAAAATTCCTTTTCAGATATACTCAAATACATCACCTACATAAGAcccaattttttttagaaatgaaGAAGAAAACACGGAGTATTAGATCAAGGTCGAAAGGGTCACATGAAATCCAACACCATTGAGTTGAGATTTCCCCCTATGCTAGTATGTTTTTTTCAAATTCGATACCTATAGGTTGGACGGGTTAGTTCTGCATTAATATTTTTGTTGCTTGTTGTGTTTGCTTGAAGATGATGAGTTGTGTTTGTTGGActacaaaaaattatttaggGTTAATTGCATGTACTATATCTTTATAAAATCACGAGATTGTTAAAAACCTCGTACTGTTATTAATTCtctgtgttttaaaatttttagaataccctgaaaacaaataaaaaaagagTTTGTGTGCTcaaatttaaaaacataaaatgtATGATGCGATTTGGTCATGTTTCTAGTGTAAGTACAATCAGTTCTCGGGAGAAGGGCATTACTTGGTGCAGAGTACAAGCTGAGTCACTTGCATTGGAAGTTAGCTGAGTTGTTAAGATTCAGTTAGTTGGCATGTAAGATATTGCATACCGAACCACGACAGCCAACACCCAAGATATTGCATACCGAACCACGTAAAATTCTCGTGTGATCATCTTCTTCATTTCATGCATGTTTGCTGCGTGTGAGCTTTAGTGATTCGTTATATGTTTACAAATCCATACTCTAAAATTCAAGATTCATAAAGCATTCAAATACTGAGTTCTTAATATTTAAAGAGTTTGATTCATTCTTTAGGTTAAAAGcataacaagtggtatcagagctttggTGAATTTCAAGAATGGTGACGACGACGAAATTAGAGATCGATAAATTCATAGGAAAAAATGACTTTAGCCTTTGGAGAATCAAGATGAAAGTTCTGTTGGTGCATCAAGGAATCATAGATGCGATAAACAAAAAATCTATATCTGCCAGCATTGATTCGAAGAAACTTGCGGGAATTGATTCAAAGGCGCATAGTGCAATCCTGTTGTGTTTGGGTGATGAAGTCTTGCGTGAGGTTGGTGAGGAAGGAACGACAATGGATGTCTGGAACAAGCTTGAAGGTTTGTATCTCAAGAAGTCATTGGAGAATATATTGTATCTCAAGAATTCATTGTATTAGATCCACATGGAAGATGGAAATGACTTGAGGAAACATGTAGATGATTTTAATAAGATCATTCTGGATCTTAAGAATATAGAGATTAAAATCGAAGAGGAAGATCAAGCCATTCTGCTACTGAGTTTTTTGCCTAAGCCGTATGAACACTTTATTGACACTATGTTATATGGGAAACAAACTTTGACAATGGAAGAAGTGAAATCTTCGCTCATGTCCAAGGAGTTGCAGAGGAACCATGTGATCAAAGAAGAGAGTAGTGGAGAAGGGTTGATGATCAGAGAAAGGAGTACAAGAAGATATTTCAGAGCTGATTCAAAAAGATAATCAAGACACAATAGAAGCAGATCACACTCAAATTTCAAAGGAAAGCTGAGATGTTTTATGTCACAAAGAAGAACATTTCAAAAGAAATTGTCCTGATAGAAACAAGAAAGAACAAAAGAATCTGGAGATGCCTCAGTAGCAAGTGATGGATATGAATCATCAGATGTCCTAATATCTGCAATTACTGAATCCAATGAAAATTGGATCATGGATTCAGGTTGTTCTTTCCATATGAGCCCACACAGAAACTACTTCCATGATTTAAAAGAATTTGAAGGTGTATCAGTGTTGCTTGGAAATAATAAAGCTTGCAAAGTTGTggggatcgacaacatcaaattgAAACTTGATGATGATTGTGAGAGGCTACTTTATTCTGTAAGATACATTTcagaattaaaaattaatctcaTATCGGTTGGAATGCTAGACTCGTATGGTCTACATGTTAAAATTGAGAATGGAGTTATGAGGTATTAAAGGGATCCATGGTTATAATGAAGGGAACAAAATAACATGGAATTTATACACTACAAGGGAAAACTGTAGTTGGTTCATTAGATTTCACATCAGATGTGAGTGATAAAGTACAGTTATGGCATCAAAGGCTTGCACAAGTAAGTGAAAGAGGTCTtcaagaattaaataaacaaggGCTCTTATGCAATGATACTATTGGTAAACTTGTTTATATGAAGAGTGTGTACTTGGAAAGTCCACTAGAGTGAAGTTTAAATCtacaaatatgaaaaaaaaaatccatcttGGACTAAATTCACTCAGACAATTCTAAGAACCAAAGATCAAGACTTTCAAACCTTCAAATAATGGAAGTCATTGGTTGAAACTCAGATAGGACAGAAGGTCAAGAAACTGAGGACTGACAATGTCCTTGAGTTTTGCTCAGAAAGGTTCAATCAGTTTTGTAAAGATGAAGGTATTTCAAGGCATTTGACAGTGGCAGGGAATCCTCATCACAATGGACTTGCTGAAAGAATGAATATGACCATTCTTGAAAGAGTAAGGTGCACGTTGTCAAATGCATCCCTTCCACCAATATTCTGGGTAGAGGAAACCAAAATAGCAGCCTATATTATCAAAAGATGTCATTCAACAACAATAAGCTTAAAAAATCCTCAAAAGATGTGGACTGGGAAAGCACCAGATCACTCAAACCTTAAGATTTTTGGTTGCACAACTTATGCTCATGTCAGACAATATAAGATTCATCCAAGAGCTAAGAAATGCATCTTCTTGGGTAACCTTGATGGTGTTAAAGGTTACAGGCTATGGTGTATATAACCAGGAAGTGAAAAATGCATGATAAGCAGAAAATGTTGTCTTTAATGAAGAAGAATTTTCATTTAAGAAATCAGATGTATCAAGGAATAAAACAGGAACTTCTGGGAATAGGCTACAAATGGAAATGGACTCAGGTTTTTCTTTAGATAACTACAGTCAAGAAAAAAAGTAAGGAGACACGTGAATCTTCATCAAGTGATCAAGATCAAGTCACTAAAGATCAGTGTGACTATCAGCTCACAAGAGACATACCAAGGAGGACTATTAAAGCTCCTCAAAAACTAGGCTATGAAGATCTGCTAGCTTATGCCTTTGTGACAGCTAGTGATCTTGATGAGGTGGAGCCATTGGATTTTGAACAAGCTATGAACATCAAAGAAAGTTCAAAATGGCTTAAAGCAATGAAAGAAGAAATGTCTTCCTTGGATAAAAACAGAACCTGAAGTCTAGCTTGTTAGGAATCAAACCagaaatttaatatttcaagAATTACCAAACAAGTAAGAACACAATCCCAAAAATAGATGAACCCAACGCACGCAGATCAAACTCAACACTCACGCAAAAGCAAATAAAcgacgcaagtatttacgtggttcggcaaggaatttgcctacgtccacgggacagcaacacaaccactttattaatcaccaacaaaacaaatccaagctcaagaacagagcttattacatAGATAGACCAGAAAACTATTAATGCTAGATATAGACACGATTCAAGCTTTAAATCCTTgaatcttcccgtcacaatctgcgcccaagttttctcctccgaaatctctcttTTCTCCTCTTttaatatattctgaagaatttgattttttgttatGTTCATTGTggccagcttccatctgcttatatagagaattaaaccgactttcatcttgggctttaggtcaacaccAACTTACGGCCCAATTATAAATTCAACATGGTCAAACTcgataagccttcattcatcagtttGATTTGCTCTTGTACTTAGATCTTCTTTGATCTGCCTTCAAGCTTATGGCTTCTCggacacttcatctgacttctaaccaagtcacagtactcgagcaatcgacctgcatgaactcatccgaagactaATCTAACcatcacttcgatctgatctcAGTATTCGATCTGCACCATGAATTCATCTAATCACTGAACTCATTTGATCTGTACTATTTGAtctgatctcttctctattcttattcaatctgatagTAGCGTAtttcaacaatctccaccttgattctttcaggttgaatgatgctctccatcctagcctccttggctaatttccaatcaccgcattgactaagtccaaacatttcttgaacttagcatacgACAGTGATTTTGTCATAATATCTGCAGGGTTTTCTTCTGATGCTATCTTCACGATGATTACATCTCCTTTGTCAATTACATCTCTGACAAAATGCATCTTCATATCTATgtgtttcgatcgttcatgatagacttggtgTTTCGTCAAGTTTATTGCACTTTGGTTGTCACAGTGTACTACAACTTGATATTGTTTCACACCAAGCTCTGCTATTATCCCCTTTAACCACAATCATTCCTTTATGGCCTCCGTAAAAGCTatgaattctgcctcagtggtagaaagGGCAACCACTGACTGTAAATTTTACTTACAATTGATCGTTGTGCCAACACATATCCAGTCAATGACTTTCTCGTGTCTAAGTTCCCAGaaaaatctgaatccacatatccaactaCTAGATCAATCTCATCTTGCtgtttttcaaaattcaacccCAGCCCAGCAGTATTTATGAGATATCAGAGAACCCATTTTAGAGCTTCCCAATGATATGTACCCGGATTAGCCATAAATCTTGACACAACGCTGATTGCGTATGCCAGATCAGGCCTACTACACAAAATTCCATATATGAAACTCCccactccactagcatatggaatacTAGCCATCTTCATCTTGTCTTCCTCACTTTTAGGTGACTGATTCACAGATAGCTTCAAATGATGTCCCAGAGGGGTTAATACAtattttgcatgattcatgttATACCTCAGAACAACCTTCGTCAAATAGTTCTTCTGACTCAGATGAATCTCTTTCCTTTTTCTGTTTCTCATTATGTCCATGCCCAAAATTCTCTTCGCTTCTcccagatctttcatctcaaactctgaGTTGATCTGCtgtttcaaggatgatatctctgtcctaattttacttgcaatcaaaatatcatcaacgtaaatcagTAGGTATAAGATAACCTGCCCTTCATCCTTCTTCAGATAGAAACATCTGTCatattggcttctcacaaaaccaataccaatcatgaactcatcaaacctccTGTTCCATTGCCTTGGACTCTTCTttagcccatacaatgattttctcaGTAAGCAGACCTTGTTCTGTGTTTTCTGATATATGAAGCCCTTgggttgttccatataaatattttcttccaggtcaccgtgtagaaacgcagttttcacatccatctgctcaaGCTCCAAGTCGAGCTGGTTCACCAATGCTAACATAATCCGGATGGAACAATGTTTGCCACTGGAGAATAGATTTCATTAAAATTTACTCCTTCTACTTGaccaaaacccttt comes from the Henckelia pumila isolate YLH828 chromosome 1, ASM3356847v2, whole genome shotgun sequence genome and includes:
- the LOC140874225 gene encoding uncharacterized protein, with translation MVTTTKLEIDKFIGKNDFSLWRIKMKVLLVHQGIIDAINKKSISASIDSKKLAGIDSKAHSAILLCLGDEVLREIHMEDGNDLRKHVDDFNKIILDLKNIEIKIEEEDQAILLLSFLPKPYEHFIDTMLYGKQTLTMEEVKSSLMSKELQRNHVIKEESSGEGLMIRERSCSFHMSPHRNYFHDLKEFEGVSVLLGNNKACKVVGIDNIKLKLDDDCERLLYSIGQKVKKLRTDNVLEFCSERFNQFCKDEGISRHLTVAGNPHHNGLAERMNMTILERVRCTLSNASLPPIFWVEETKIAAYIIKRCHSTTISLKNPQKMWTGKAPDHSNLKIFGCTTYAHVRQYKIHPRAKKCIFLGNLDGVKVKKKSKETRESSSSDQDQVTKDQCDYQLTRDIPRRTIKAPQKLGYEDLLAYAFVTASDLDEVEPLDFEQAMNIKESSKWLKAMKEEMSSLDKNRT